In a single window of the Bacillota bacterium genome:
- a CDS encoding thiamine pyrophosphate-dependent enzyme: MANLRELTKKEELLCGGHRACAGCAAPIAVRQVLKAVDTPVVVGCATGCLEVTTTIYPFTSWRVPFIHSAFENSAATVSGVEAAYRALKKKGKITRDIQFIAFGGDGGTYDIGFQSLSGAMERGHDMVYICYDNEAYMNTGIQRSSATPKGASTTTSPAGKVIPGKTQFRKDLTAVMAAHNIPYVAQAIPSHWNDFVTKVQKALAVKGPAFINVLAPCRLGWQFDPAETIDIMRGAVETCFWPLYEVENGAWRITHKPREKKPVRGWLEKQGRFRHLFRPENEHVLEEIQADIDRNWDALLARAGMAQA, from the coding sequence ATGGCAAACTTGAGGGAGCTTACGAAGAAGGAAGAACTCCTGTGCGGCGGGCATCGCGCGTGCGCAGGTTGCGCCGCCCCAATAGCCGTAAGGCAGGTGCTGAAAGCAGTTGACACCCCTGTTGTCGTCGGGTGCGCCACCGGGTGCCTCGAAGTGACGACGACCATCTACCCCTTCACGTCGTGGCGGGTGCCTTTCATCCACAGCGCGTTTGAGAACTCGGCTGCCACCGTGAGCGGGGTGGAGGCCGCGTACAGGGCGCTCAAGAAGAAGGGCAAGATAACCCGGGATATCCAGTTCATCGCGTTCGGCGGAGACGGCGGAACGTATGACATCGGATTCCAGTCGCTGTCCGGGGCGATGGAGCGCGGGCACGACATGGTGTACATCTGTTACGACAACGAGGCCTACATGAACACGGGAATCCAAAGGTCCAGTGCGACTCCGAAGGGCGCGTCCACGACGACGAGCCCCGCGGGCAAGGTCATCCCCGGGAAGACGCAGTTCCGCAAGGACTTGACTGCGGTCATGGCTGCCCACAACATTCCTTACGTGGCGCAGGCGATTCCCAGCCACTGGAACGACTTTGTCACGAAGGTCCAGAAGGCGCTTGCGGTGAAGGGACCGGCTTTCATCAACGTCCTTGCGCCGTGCAGGCTCGGCTGGCAGTTCGACCCCGCGGAAACCATCGACATCATGCGGGGCGCGGTCGAGACGTGTTTCTGGCCGTTGTACGAAGTCGAGAACGGTGCGTGGCGCATCACCCACAAGCCCAGGGAGAAGAAACCGGTCCGCGGCTGGCTCGAGAAGCAGGGGCGGTTCCGCCATCTGTTCCGGCCCGAGAACGAACACGTCCTCGAGGAGATCCAGGCGGACATCGACCGGAATTGGGATGCCCTCCTTGCGCGCGCCGGCATGGCTCAAGCGTGA
- the serS gene encoding serine--tRNA ligase translates to MLDIKLIRQDPEMVRDALARRGEDTAVLDEVLSLDEERRRLIYDVEQLKKRRNEVSDNIALMKKSGGDLTAAILEMRDVSAKIKLMDDSVRALDERLTRLLLSIPNIPHSSVPLGKDESENVEVRRWGTPRQFGFTPKPHWEIGVDLGILDFERAAKITGARFTVFRGAGARLVRALIAFMIDIHTKEHGYTEVYPPFLVNRDSMIGTGQLPKFAEDMFHCEGTDYYLVPTAEVPVTNLYRGEILDSSQLPIYHVAYTACFRAEAGSAGRDTRGLVRQHEFDKVELVKFVRPETSYDELEKLVGDAEDVLRRLELPYRVVMMCTGDVGFSAAKKYDPEVWMPSYDRYVEISSCSNFEAFQARRADIKFRPAPGAKPEYVHTLNGSGLAVGRTFAAILENYQEADGSVTIPRALRPYMDGLDLITKQ, encoded by the coding sequence GTGCTAGATATCAAGCTGATTAGGCAAGACCCCGAGATGGTGCGCGACGCCCTCGCGCGACGGGGAGAGGACACCGCCGTTCTCGACGAGGTGCTCTCCCTGGATGAGGAGAGACGCAGGCTCATTTACGATGTGGAGCAGCTAAAGAAGAGACGGAACGAGGTGTCCGACAACATCGCGCTCATGAAGAAGAGTGGAGGCGATTTGACGGCCGCCATCCTCGAAATGCGCGACGTCTCGGCGAAGATCAAGCTGATGGACGACTCGGTGCGGGCGCTCGACGAGAGGCTCACGAGGTTGCTCCTCTCCATACCGAACATTCCACACTCGTCGGTTCCGCTCGGCAAGGATGAGTCGGAGAACGTGGAGGTCCGGCGGTGGGGGACTCCCCGGCAATTCGGGTTCACTCCCAAGCCCCACTGGGAGATAGGCGTGGATCTAGGCATCCTCGATTTCGAGCGCGCCGCCAAGATAACCGGCGCAAGGTTCACGGTGTTCCGCGGAGCGGGCGCGCGCCTCGTGCGGGCGCTCATCGCGTTCATGATCGACATCCATACCAAGGAACACGGCTATACCGAGGTGTATCCGCCGTTCCTCGTCAACCGGGACAGCATGATCGGCACCGGACAGCTGCCGAAGTTCGCCGAGGACATGTTCCATTGCGAGGGTACCGACTACTATCTCGTCCCCACGGCCGAGGTGCCCGTGACGAACCTATATCGTGGCGAGATCCTAGACTCAAGTCAACTCCCCATATATCACGTGGCTTACACGGCGTGTTTTCGTGCTGAGGCAGGGTCTGCAGGGAGGGATACCAGGGGTCTAGTGAGGCAGCACGAGTTCGACAAGGTGGAACTCGTGAAATTCGTGAGACCTGAGACATCCTACGACGAACTCGAGAAGCTGGTAGGCGACGCCGAAGACGTGCTGCGGCGGCTGGAGCTCCCGTATCGAGTGGTGATGATGTGCACGGGCGACGTCGGGTTCTCGGCCGCGAAGAAGTACGATCCCGAAGTCTGGATGCCTAGCTACGACAGGTACGTGGAGATTTCATCCTGCAGCAACTTCGAAGCCTTCCAGGCAAGACGGGCCGACATCAAGTTCCGGCCCGCGCCTGGAGCGAAGCCAGAGTACGTCCACACGCTCAACGGGTCGGGCCTCGCCGTCGGACGCACGTTCGCGGCGATCCTCGAGAACTACCAGGAAGCGGATGGCTCGGTGACCATCCCGAGAGCACTTAGGCCTTACATGGATGGTCTCGATCTCATCACGAAGCAATAG
- a CDS encoding 2-oxoacid:acceptor oxidoreductase family protein yields the protein MAQVLEIRWHGRGGQGAKTAAILLGEAAASVGKYIQAFPEYGPERMGAPVLAFNRISDEPVRMHCHVSNPKIVVVLDPTLIGKNDVTSGVPEDGVYLVNTNLSPAEMRARLKVKGGKVFTVDATQISIDTIGRAIPNTPMMGALIRATGLLKLEEFIADTRHKLELKFRSKPEVIEGNIKAIERAYQEVQSEQ from the coding sequence ATGGCACAGGTTCTCGAGATTCGCTGGCACGGGAGGGGTGGCCAAGGGGCGAAAACCGCTGCTATTCTGCTGGGCGAAGCTGCCGCTTCAGTGGGTAAGTACATTCAGGCATTTCCCGAGTACGGTCCTGAGCGGATGGGTGCGCCCGTGTTGGCGTTCAACCGGATCAGCGACGAGCCGGTGAGGATGCACTGTCACGTATCGAACCCTAAGATAGTCGTGGTCCTCGACCCGACTTTGATCGGCAAGAACGATGTGACCTCCGGTGTGCCGGAAGACGGAGTGTATCTGGTGAACACCAACCTGTCCCCGGCGGAGATGAGGGCAAGGCTCAAGGTGAAAGGCGGCAAGGTTTTCACAGTGGATGCTACGCAGATATCCATCGACACCATCGGCCGGGCAATCCCGAACACGCCGATGATGGGCGCTCTCATAAGAGCTACCGGGCTCCTGAAGCTGGAGGAGTTCATAGCTGATACCAGGCACAAACTCGAACTGAAGTTCAGGTCCAAGCCCGAGGTCATCGAGGGGAACATCAAGGCCATTGAGCGGGCCTACCAGGAGGTGCAGTCTGAGCAATGA
- a CDS encoding ABC transporter ATP-binding protein has protein sequence MSLVCQEAQKAQVGAENTTSSPERYASQGPRVGLAVRALCKRFVVAGRELAALEDVTISVDDGEFVTIIGPSGCGKTTLLRCIGGFEHPTSGSVLMDGRASKGPGTDRMIVFQSFDQLFPWLTALENVASALRFTRAVSDVAESRRAARIYLELVGLSGCEDFFPHQLSGGMKQRVAIARALSVRPRVLLMDEPFGSLDALTRATLQVELTRIWQETKVTILFVTHNIEEAIILGDQIVVLTARPGRVAAILRNPLPRPRSPEEALFGKTWDTIHGLLGSQRGITVGVEPALPRLILGEADAPRLAVR, from the coding sequence ATGTCGCTGGTGTGTCAGGAAGCGCAGAAGGCGCAAGTGGGTGCGGAGAACACTACTTCATCGCCGGAAAGGTATGCGTCCCAAGGACCCCGCGTGGGACTCGCAGTTCGTGCTCTCTGCAAACGTTTCGTCGTGGCCGGGCGGGAGCTCGCTGCACTCGAAGACGTCACCATCTCAGTGGACGACGGAGAGTTCGTGACGATCATAGGCCCGTCTGGGTGCGGCAAGACGACCCTTCTTCGATGCATCGGAGGCTTCGAGCACCCGACCAGCGGAAGCGTGCTCATGGACGGACGTGCATCTAAAGGTCCAGGCACGGACCGAATGATCGTTTTCCAAAGCTTCGACCAGCTCTTCCCGTGGCTCACGGCTCTCGAAAACGTCGCCAGCGCCCTGCGCTTCACCCGCGCCGTGTCAGACGTTGCCGAGAGCCGGCGCGCCGCCCGCATCTATCTCGAGCTCGTCGGGCTCTCCGGCTGCGAAGACTTCTTCCCTCACCAGCTCTCCGGTGGCATGAAGCAGCGCGTGGCCATCGCCAGGGCTCTCTCGGTGCGACCGCGCGTTCTGCTCATGGATGAACCATTCGGCAGTCTGGACGCGCTCACACGCGCAACACTCCAGGTCGAGCTGACGCGCATCTGGCAGGAGACGAAGGTCACCATTCTCTTCGTCACGCACAACATCGAAGAAGCCATCATCCTTGGGGACCAAATCGTGGTGCTGACAGCCCGGCCCGGCCGGGTGGCCGCAATCCTCCGCAATCCGCTGCCCAGGCCGCGGTCGCCGGAAGAGGCGCTCTTCGGCAAGACGTGGGATACCATCCACGGCCTGCTGGGCTCTCAACGCGGCATCACGGTCGGCGTCGAGCCGGCGCTCCCACGGTTGATTCTCGGAGAAGCGGACGCTCCTCGGCTCGCGGTGAGGTGA
- a CDS encoding radical SAM protein, with product MFVAPATREVECKSILAKSGIPGVDFSLNPYVGCAHACAYCYAPCIVNRFRGRQDPWGSFVDVKVNAPARLRRALRRVNQEVILLSSVTDPYQPIERKTGLVRACLAEISTSSAQVSILTKSDLVARDMDILNAISGVEVGLSIATTDDDLARALEPGAPSPSRRFAALEKLSAAGLRTWVFIAPAIPGIGEFEEQLEPIYARAREAGASCVRLDPFNFYPPMTASLTAAIRRSTPERLARFREALSHKAEFASNVRTLAAELAARYGFDQE from the coding sequence GTGTTCGTGGCGCCTGCTACGAGGGAAGTCGAATGCAAGTCGATCCTCGCGAAGTCCGGAATACCTGGGGTGGACTTCTCCCTCAACCCCTATGTCGGATGCGCCCACGCCTGCGCGTACTGTTACGCCCCCTGTATCGTGAACCGCTTCAGGGGGCGCCAAGACCCGTGGGGGAGCTTCGTGGACGTCAAGGTGAACGCGCCGGCGAGACTGCGGCGTGCTCTGCGGCGCGTGAACCAGGAGGTAATTCTGCTGTCGAGCGTCACGGACCCGTATCAGCCCATCGAACGCAAGACCGGTCTCGTTCGCGCCTGCCTCGCCGAGATATCGACAAGCTCAGCTCAGGTATCCATACTGACCAAGTCGGACCTCGTAGCCCGCGACATGGACATCCTCAACGCGATTTCCGGTGTTGAAGTGGGGCTGAGCATTGCCACGACGGACGACGATCTGGCTAGGGCTTTGGAGCCAGGCGCGCCCTCGCCGTCGAGGCGTTTCGCAGCTCTCGAGAAGCTGTCCGCGGCGGGGCTCAGAACGTGGGTATTCATAGCGCCGGCTATCCCGGGGATCGGCGAGTTCGAAGAACAGCTCGAGCCGATTTACGCGAGGGCGAGGGAGGCGGGCGCGTCATGCGTGCGGCTGGACCCATTCAATTTCTACCCACCCATGACCGCATCGCTTACCGCCGCCATCCGGCGCAGTACGCCGGAAAGACTTGCGCGATTCCGGGAGGCCCTCTCTCACAAGGCAGAGTTCGCTTCCAACGTACGGACCCTCGCGGCCGAGCTTGCGGCTCGTTACGGGTTTGACCAGGAGTAG
- the porA gene encoding pyruvate ferredoxin oxidoreductase yields the protein MKRVAITGNEAVSQAMRQINPDVVAAYPITPQTEIVQIFSTFVADGDVDTEFVTVESEHSAMSATIGASAAGARAMTATSSQGLALMWEMLYIAAGMRLPIVAPVVNRALSAPINIHCDHSDTMGARDSGWVQLYSENAQEAYDNLIQAVRIAEHADVQLPVMVCMDGFIVSHGMENAELLDDGVVRSFIGQRTPKHSVLDVDNPATFGALDFADWYFEHRRQIAEAETHVKGVVLDVAKEFAKISGRDYGLFEAYKLDDAEIAIVVLNSAAGTAKVVVDDLRDKGLKAGLLKIRLFRPFPHEEIVAALAGKKAIAVLDRADGLSTMGGPVFVDVRSAMYDAPGPKMVNYIYGLGGRDIDTEQIAGVYWDLAKIAETGKVTSPVTYLGVRE from the coding sequence ATGAAGAGAGTGGCGATTACCGGAAATGAAGCTGTGTCGCAAGCGATGCGCCAGATCAACCCTGACGTGGTGGCGGCGTACCCTATAACGCCGCAGACAGAGATCGTGCAGATCTTCTCCACTTTCGTCGCGGATGGCGATGTGGACACGGAATTCGTGACCGTGGAAAGCGAGCACTCCGCCATGAGCGCAACGATAGGCGCGTCAGCGGCAGGGGCGAGGGCGATGACGGCCACTTCCTCACAAGGGCTTGCCCTTATGTGGGAGATGCTGTATATAGCCGCCGGCATGAGGCTTCCCATAGTGGCGCCGGTCGTGAACAGAGCGCTGTCTGCACCCATCAACATTCACTGCGATCACAGCGATACCATGGGGGCGCGCGACTCCGGCTGGGTCCAACTCTATTCAGAGAACGCCCAGGAAGCGTACGACAACCTCATCCAGGCAGTGCGCATAGCGGAGCACGCAGACGTTCAGCTCCCAGTCATGGTGTGCATGGACGGCTTCATTGTGAGCCACGGCATGGAGAACGCTGAGCTCCTCGATGATGGCGTGGTGCGCAGCTTCATCGGCCAGAGGACGCCGAAGCACTCGGTCCTTGACGTGGACAACCCCGCCACGTTCGGGGCGCTGGACTTCGCCGATTGGTACTTCGAGCACAGGCGGCAGATCGCTGAGGCCGAGACGCACGTGAAGGGCGTTGTGCTGGATGTGGCGAAGGAGTTCGCGAAGATCTCCGGCAGGGACTACGGCCTCTTCGAGGCGTACAAGCTGGACGACGCGGAGATAGCCATCGTCGTGTTGAACTCCGCGGCGGGCACGGCGAAGGTGGTAGTCGACGACCTGAGGGACAAGGGTCTCAAGGCAGGCTTGCTGAAGATAAGGCTCTTCAGGCCCTTCCCGCACGAAGAGATAGTGGCGGCGCTCGCGGGCAAGAAGGCCATAGCAGTTCTGGACAGGGCAGATGGCCTTTCCACCATGGGTGGACCCGTGTTCGTGGATGTGCGGTCCGCCATGTACGACGCGCCCGGGCCGAAGATGGTCAACTACATCTACGGCTTGGGTGGCAGGGACATCGACACCGAGCAGATAGCCGGGGTATACTGGGATCTTGCCAAGATCGCCGAGACGGGCAAGGTCACGTCGCCCGTGACCTACCTCGGGGTCAGGGAATAG